In the Leptospira sp. WS4.C2 genome, one interval contains:
- a CDS encoding 6-carboxytetrahydropterin synthase produces MFTQENGKFYVRIEGRFESAHFLYQYFADGSDEPIHGHSWKVEVFLEGNSNIRPDGISYDFLTARTKLMELVHSIDHILINDHPDFKTINPTSENVARWFYSGLKDEVQASQGRIRRIVIHEGPENLAYFEPEL; encoded by the coding sequence ATGTTTACCCAAGAAAACGGGAAATTTTATGTCCGGATCGAGGGACGGTTTGAGTCGGCCCATTTCCTCTACCAGTATTTTGCCGATGGCTCAGATGAACCCATCCACGGCCATTCCTGGAAGGTGGAGGTATTTTTGGAGGGGAATTCCAACATTCGCCCCGATGGGATTTCCTACGATTTTCTAACTGCTCGAACCAAACTGATGGAACTTGTTCATTCCATCGATCATATCCTAATCAATGATCACCCAGACTTTAAGACGATTAACCCAACCTCAGAGAATGTGGCTCGGTGGTTTTACTCTGGTTTGAAGGATGAAGTTCAGGCTTCCCAGGGAAGGATCCGTCGAATAGTGATCCATGAGGGTCCGGAAAATTTAGCATACTTTGAGCCTGAACTTTAA